Part of the Spinacia oleracea cultivar Varoflay chromosome 5, BTI_SOV_V1, whole genome shotgun sequence genome, GAACACGAACGAGCTTGgaaacgaacatgaacgagttGTTCGCGAGCCTAAACGAGCCGAACACTAGGCTGTTCGAGCTAGTatcatttattaaacgagcttaaattttttgttcaagctcgtttatttatttattgaacgagctttgaccgagctttgaccgagcttgttCACGAGTTATTCACGAGCGTATCGGCTCATTGACATCCCTATCCCCGCCCAATATCTGCGCCAACACCCATCTggtttttcttatttagcaaacattaTGGAAAAAGGTAACttccataacaaaaaaaataaacaaataaacttaAAAATCTCACCTTAATTAATTCATACATACATATTACAAATAAATCAAACGCATAAAAAAAGTTGTTCAACTTTGTATTTTCTTTAAAATTCTCAATTCACGTAGGAAGTGCTACATGAGTAGGATTGACGAGTATTAAGCGTGGCCGGTGGAGATGAGGCGGGACGGGCAAGTCCAACACAAAAttcacacccgccccatcacccatggcgggtatgatTTTTATACTCATCTCCGTCCCATCACCTGTCAAACCTCCCTACATTCCCACCTACTTAGAGGGTGGATGCGGGGCGGGTTTCCTATAAAATCTGCCCCACTGACATCTCTATGTGGGACTTGTTGTTCctttcaatatatattttcgaaaaatcgacttttataacttttatgcaTGTAAGACTAGAGATATTTATATTTAAGTCGTATTTTAAAGATAGTGAaaagtcaaataaaataatcttttagGGACGAGAGAGTAGTCAACAATTACCTAACATTCTCCACATTTTCCCAATATTCCTATTTTTTTCTCCTAAATGTtactattattaattattaccaTCACTATGAAAGAATTACAGTACATCTCCAAATGAGGAATTTGGAGTTTTTGACACCGAATGTCGGCTCGTATCAATTCCACCGCGgttgaggaggagagagaaagagagagaaagaaaatccCAACATCAAAAATTGAGGGGACTACGACACTCGACACTGTCTCTCCCCTCTTTTTTCTCCCACCGTATATCCCTGCAAATCTCCCCCCTTCTTTTCTCTTCTTTCacatttctcttcttcttcttcctcttttcttttcttttcttacaTTTATTTcttccactttctctctcctcccccgcATTCTCCGGTCACCGGAGAATCTTACATTCACCTTCATTTTCTCTCGGATCCGGTCTGCATTTCTGAAGATCCAATTTGGATTTTGGGTCCatcattttcttcttttttctagGGTTCTGAGATCTCTTTTTTGTTCGGTAATGTGTTGTTGATcatttctctttttatttttatttttattttttgttttcatgAAAGTTTGAAATTCTGggtgttttgaattttgatgttTTGGATATTGGTCTATTCTGGGTAAGTTTCGGATTTTGATTTGGTGGATTGTCTTTCTGGGGTTGGTTGGATTTTCCAATTTTGGGGTTTTACACGGATCTTTTTATACTATAGGTTGATTCAATCGGAAAAACTGTTTCCAATTATATACAGCATTGATTAGGAAAACGCAAGACATTTTTAGGGAATTTGTTGTTTGGCCTTGGTATTGGCATTggtgctgctgctgttgttgttatTCTATTGGGGGGTTTGAGGTTGGGATGAGAGGAAAGAGAGGAGGAATATGTGTAAGATAGAGAGTAGTAGTAGCTGTTGTAGTGAGGAGAAGGAAAGCAGGAGAAGAAGGAGGTGGTGGGGGATTGGGATTGGGTTTGATATGGGGGTTAAAATTGTAGTTAGTGATGAGAAGAAGGAGAAATCCAAGGTCTCGAATAAGTCGAAGATGAAGGTATGGATGGTTCGAGCTACATCATCAGTTTTGCTATGGACTTGTATTGTCAATTTGACCAATTTGACCACTTATGGGGAGGTTTGGGGGCCTAGAGTCTTGAAGGGTTGGCCCTCTTGTTTTACTCAGGAATCTGCTTATCTCAAGTTGCCGTCTTCTGTTTCAACCCCACCTCGTGTTCTTCCTCCTAAAAGTGAGTTTTTCTACCACCCATTTATCTCTATTGCTTTAAACAAATTGTGGGTGTTCataaatttatgatttgtcTGAATGTTTTTGTGTAAGTTATCTTTAGATTTGTAGTGATTGTTCTAGCTAGAATTGATGTTTGATTTGTTGACTTAAAATGTTGTATCTGTCACACTTTTTGAAGAATTAGCCAACTATGGTAATATTGTTTAGGTTCACCTGGTCTGTGTATTGGGTTTAGTTTTGTTTCTATGATGAAATTTGATGTAGTCATAACTCATATGATGATGCCTTTCATTATCAGCTGAGTGGGGTGAAATTTCTAATTTGATGAAAAAACATGATAATGCCTTTCATTATCAGCTGAGTTGGgtggattttgtattttgatgaaAAAAATATGGAATTATTATTAGGACACTCTTGTCTTTCAGTTCTCTTTCTCCTAAATTGGAGTATTTTCTTTCAAGGATTTATCGGTATAGAGATTATGTCCTTTCTATTTGTGGTATCCATGTTGTTGTCTTTTATTGTGGGTACCTTTTGCTTGTATGGTTGAAACATGTGGTTTTGCTCCTATGTTAAACTTCTTTTCGTTTTACCGCTTGTCCATTAATTTGTGAAGTGCTATGTTTTCGCCAGGAGTTTATAAGAACAATGGTTACCTGATGGTTTCGTGCAATGGAGGACTTAATCAAATGAGATCAGCAGTGAGTGTTTAGCTGTGTTTTAAACTGATGCACTTATTGTTGGTTTTGATGGTGATTATTCGTGCTTTCTGCAGATATGTGACATGGTGACCATTGCTAGATACCTTAATGTCACTCTTATAGTTCCAGAGCTGGATAAAACGTCCTTCTGGGCTGATCCTAGGCATGTTATTATAGTCTCTGAAAATTGCGTACTTGTTTTTTGGGAATGACAGATTTATTCTTAAGATCATTTATGAAGCTGGCCTAATTGAAGTTTTCATATGGCAGTGAGTTTCAAGACATATTTGATGTGGATCATTTTATTTCATCCTTGAGAGATGAAGTTAGGATTCTGAAGGAGCTTCCCCCTAGGCTCAAGAAAAGACTGGAGCTAGGAAAAGTTCATACTATGGCTCCTGTTAGCTGGTCTGATATATCATATTACAACTACCAGGTTAGTCCTAGTGTTCCGGATTGCAGGTTTTTCTACATTGTCTCTCGTGCTATGCCTCAGTTCTTCTCTTTGGTCATTGCAGATTCTTCCTTTGATACAAAAGTACAAGATTTTGCATTTAAACAGAACAGATGCCCGGCTTGCCAATAATGGTCAACCGATGGAAATTCAAAAGCTTAGATGTCGGGTTAATTTCAATGGCTTGAGATTTACTCCACAGATTGAGGAGCTCGGAAAAAGGGTTGTCAAGCTGCTGCGTCAAAATGGTCCTTTCCTTGTTCTTCATTTGCGATATGAAATGGACATGTTAGCATTTTCTGGCTGTTCCCAGGGTTGCAATACTGAGGAGGTGAATGAATTGACCAGAATGAGGTACCTGAGATGATGTTTACAATCCTTATGAAATCGAGAACAAGATATCAATTTTATCTTTCTTTTCTTCCGTATCAACCTCTTAATTGACTTTCCATTTTAATTTGCACTGATAGATATGCTTACCCATGGTGGAAAGAGAAAATTATAAATTCtgacttgaaaaggaaagatgGACTCTGTCCACTGACGCCAGAGGAAACTGCTTTGGCACTTCGGGCTTTAGACATAGACCCTAGTTATCAGATATATATTGCAGCTGGTGAAATATATGGTGGCGATAGGAGGATGGCTAGTCTTGCTGAGGCTTACCCAAAGCTGGTCAGTTTAGGGCAGATGTCTTGGTCTTTCTTTGTTTTGGTGCTCAGTTATGACTCTTGTTTCATAGCCTCTCATTTCTTTCTATTTTATGATGCAACAGGTGAGGAAAGAGACACTATTGAATCCTGCAGACTTGAGATTTTTTCAGAATCACTCGTCTCAGATGGCTGCATTAGATTATCTTGTTTCACTGGAGAGTGATATCTTCGTTCCTACTTATGATGGAAATATGGCCAAAGTTGTCGAAGGACATCGCAGGTACCTCTATGTGCTTCCAATAAGTTTGTTGCATAGTCTgtttaattataaacattttTTTAACGTACTACATATGTAAGTTAGTTCTCATTTCATTTATATGGATCTTGAAGTTTGCGGTTTGAAAATATGATGTGAATGAGTTATGTTCATGTCCCTCTGGTGAAGTAGCACCATTATCTGAAATATGGGTGGTTCATGCAATTTCAGGTACCTTGGGTACAAAAGGACTATATTGTTGGACAGAAGGTTGTTAGTTgatttgatagataaatatacTGTTGGGTCATTAAGTTGGGATGAGTTCTCAACTGCTGTTAAGGAAACTCATGCACATCGCAGTGGACAACCAACAAAAAGGTTGATAATACCTGACAGACCGAAAGAGGAAGACTATTTCTACTCAAATCCTCAGGAGTGTCTCGAATCCGATGAATCCTTAAGTAGCAGCATGTGATCTATCTAAATGCCTGGAGAAGAAGATTGATACCTTTGTTGTATTCTTCTATGATGGCTAAAATTCAGGTAAAAGAAAACTTACAATGCTACGCTTTAACATGGAATGGCATTGTTTTGGCCGCCCTCTCAAGAGGATTATGGTTGTTGCTTTAGGCGTACATATATCTATTTGGGGCGGACATTTTTGAGTAAAACAATATCGAGGAATTTGTCGAGAGCTAGAGAAGATAGTCCTGAAGGGAGCATAGTATGATGTTGGTAGATGTTAATAACTGAAATCCTTGTATAGAAACACACCCTGACCATTACTGGGGTGAAGTTAGATGCATCTACCTTGTACATGGAATGACTTATTGCCACATAAaaatttgtttgattaaattCTTGGGAGTTTTGAGGTAGATTTACTACCCCACCATTTCCTTCATATTTTtgtatttcttttttctttaggactatatatataatatatctaCTCTACTGATCCTATTCATGTTACATTTAATAGTTCATTAAGATCTTTATTATTCCATTATTGTTCTCTCTTTTGTCTACCTGTAAGTTGTTTAAGTAATTTGTAACTCTATTATTTAATCGGAAACTGATTTTGGCACACCTGCGGGTTGATTTTGACGCACCTTTATGTGAATATAGCAAATTTGTTGTGCCAAATTCAGTTCCCCGTTTAATCTTGGACTTGCATAGATCATGCAATCAACATTATTGGTATCACAAAATGAGAAACTTTTAAAAGTAATTGCACATTTTCATGTTAGACTCACAAACTTTGCCTGACGTTGAGGTCATTGCATGTGGTGTTAGCTTTTAGTGTGTTTGTATGCCGTCCAACGGCATGATTGTCGGAAATTCTTACCCCTCCCCTCCCCTGCACTAATTTTTTATCAGCATTTTCTCCAATAAACACCTCCCGTTACACGAACATATCCGTCGCCGTACGATAGGTCTCATGTTCGAATTTCCTCTcctatttgtaatttattaatgctcttgtagttcatttgcgccaaaaaaaaaaaaaatgccggCTTGCCCACTCCTACGACCTCGGCTgccaatttattttatattgttCTTGGTTGTTTTAAGAATAAATTATGAGGGCGATAATGATTCATAATGGACTTATAGTGGTTGACACGTCGAGAGTATGACAACTATGAATATCATATTCAGTTGACATAAAATAAAAACCCTAAATTAGaaattttaattagttggttGACGGCTTgtaacataattaataaattaattaaaaagtgaTTGTATTTAAATAGTAATAATCCAATGAAAATTGTTGGAAGCTATAGTTACATCATGAGGTAAGGCGGCCTTATAAATATTCAACAACCACTAAATATTCTCGATCTTGATAGTTTGATGTATACATTAGTTGAGTCTCCTACTTGGCATAAAATATAGAGCATCATATTGTCCAACATTACTGGGAGTAGTATTGTTGGCAAGTCATCTTCAATTTGGGCCAtccactttttatttttttatttttttattttttttgtgcgTGTATAAATTGTAACGTAGTTTATTATTTAAGGAAGATACATTACGACAATAGTATATTATCTATCTTGTGCGCTTTGTAACGTAGTTTATTATAGTGTTTGTTGGTGCAGACTGATGTTCGATTTCAATCATCTCTATTAACAGGCGGTATTTCATGACATCTAAACATACAACTTATAAGTGAAATTAATAACATGTTATTTAATGATTTGATCATATTAGATTGTGTGTCGATAAAACCACATATCGCGGTGAGTTGGTGACATGTTGCCGGTGGGTGTATGTGTATAACTACTCACTAGTCTAGTAGTCTAATAGCCTATGCTATCCTAAGTTGTACGGATTTGGGAGTGGTCATTAGCCTTGTTAGAAGTTGACAGGAACAGTGTTTAGTGAGTCATCATGTTCTAATTTAACGCAAATTTTTTGGAGATTATGCTGTATTATTGTTGTTTTGGTGGGAGGCTGCTATCAAAGTTGAGGGATATACTTTTGTCCTAATTGAACCCGATTTTGAGAAAcgtatactacctccgtttcacaaTATTCTTAATTAACACTTTTCATTTTAGTTTGTTTTATAatgcttttatatattttatactTTCTCCGTTTTAAATATATCGCACCATCTTGTTTTCTACACTATTTATACTAAActtttggtcatcttttgtgaCTCATACCTAAGAAAAATTATATCATGTGAGATGTTGTTAGATTTGTATCGATGTATAATTtctaaatataaaaataaaaaaaaatcttatacataattcgagatattaagagtcaaagtatgcGTTGTAAAACGTAAAGTcacgtttaattttttttgcaacACTTTTAGTATTGTCACTATTCATGAAGTACTAACTTTGACCATATACTTTTACTAATTTACTAAAATCGAATGTTATAAGTAAAATGTGgttggattgattttaatgtatatttccctccgtctctttttgttctttacgtttggtattttgcacgcgttttaacgactaattaatgtgcattgaaattcctctatttttttttatttaaacaagacaaattacgtttatttataatgttttcacttttatcaaaattttgttattggaaaaatgagaaaaaaaaaattactccctccgtctctttttattttttacgtttggtattgtgcattgagattcttctaaagtttttatgtaaacgaggaaaattacgtttatttataatattttcactcttatcaaaattctgatattaggaaaatgagaaaaagttaatgtctcaatgaaaaagtgtgagagattaaatgactcaaTAGATTTAATTGgtttaaataataattggacacaaatttgatagaatattaaatcatttatgtgatgatataaaaggaaatgtaaaaaacattttgggacacccaaaaaggaaaacgtaaagaacaaaaagagacggagggagtaattagttaaaataatcattggacacaaattttgatacttcgtataatattaaggcatttatgtgataatataaaaggaaatgtaaataacattttgGGAACACCAAAAAGAaatacgtaaagaacaaaaagagaaggggagtaaacttttaagattttaataattatggATAATTAGAGATGTTTGCGGTCaaattcgtatcttaaaaaaCGTGCTAATCAAGGTGttgtaatatttttaaaaaCCAACGAAGtgtatttttggacatgaaataGTATAAATCATCCACTGCCCCAACTCCACTCAGTCACTCAGATAGATGACCCAGACTTCATACCCACTCGGACTGCTGGGGTAAAATGTCAATAATCAGGTGCTTTAATTGTCCATCGAGcaagaaaaatcaaatttaactCGAAGGTTTTAAGACTTCCACAAAAGATAAATTTGGTAATCATTAACTAAATTTATCAATGTGCCATTAACACATTGGTCAAATTCATCTTGATAGAGTTGGTTTCTATTCTGCCTATACCTTTAGAAAAATGTCATTTGGGTTTAGTGGCGGACCCAGGATTTTGGGCCAGGGGTGACACAAAATTAGACAAGTATTTCGTAGTTGTAgaatatatacaaaaaaaaaattgcttctACGTTTTGGAATAATGTATAGTTACGAAGAGGGTAACTTGTAGCTACAAGTCGAAGATATTTTTCACAATGTTAATTTTGTATCAATATATAGATGGTAGATCGCCCAAAGTTCAAATtgattaaaaatttatttttataaatatcTCACtgtaagttaaaaaaaaaagtataagaATCATAACGACTTTTTTTTAGAGACTAATATTATCATAGAATAGTAAttgattgattttattttgttatggtcGGGAATAAACTTTTCTTTAAGTGTAGTCCAACTGAATGTGAAAGTGAGAAAAAATGCTTTAATTTGTGTAGAAATTTAAGAAGATAAAAAAGATTTGAAAAATACAAACAATGAATTTATTAGGAAAAACGATTAAAAGAATTGCATCCAA contains:
- the LOC110794620 gene encoding rhamnogalacturonan I rhamnosyltransferase 1, with the translated sequence MCKIESSSSCCSEEKESRRRRRWWGIGIGFDMGVKIVVSDEKKEKSKVSNKSKMKVWMVRATSSVLLWTCIVNLTNLTTYGEVWGPRVLKGWPSCFTQESAYLKLPSSVSTPPRVLPPKRVYKNNGYLMVSCNGGLNQMRSAICDMVTIARYLNVTLIVPELDKTSFWADPSEFQDIFDVDHFISSLRDEVRILKELPPRLKKRLELGKVHTMAPVSWSDISYYNYQILPLIQKYKILHLNRTDARLANNGQPMEIQKLRCRVNFNGLRFTPQIEELGKRVVKLLRQNGPFLVLHLRYEMDMLAFSGCSQGCNTEEVNELTRMRYAYPWWKEKIINSDLKRKDGLCPLTPEETALALRALDIDPSYQIYIAAGEIYGGDRRMASLAEAYPKLVRKETLLNPADLRFFQNHSSQMAALDYLVSLESDIFVPTYDGNMAKVVEGHRRYLGYKRTILLDRRLLVDLIDKYTVGSLSWDEFSTAVKETHAHRSGQPTKRLIIPDRPKEEDYFYSNPQECLESDESLSSSM